CATCACCGTCCCCCTGGCGGAGTTCAAAGCCACGGCCTGTAAGGACAGGTAACGCCCCGCGCCGGACGGGCCCACGGTTCGCTACCCCTGATCGTGTTCGTCAGTTCGGTGGTGGCCTGATGGTCACGTTCTTGGAGACGGTGACCTGGTCGATGTCCGTGACGCGTACGGTGACCCGCAGGTTCCATGTGCCGGGCAACGGCAGCCGCACGCGGTCGGTGGACCAGTAGCCGCCCCGGTCGGCGAGTTTCGCGTCCAGCGGCCCGATCCGCTGGGCCTGCTGAGTGAGCGTGAGCCGGAGTTCGGGGACCGCGGTGACGCCGCCGTCGGCCCCGTACACCAGAGCCTCCACGGTGTTGTCGCCGACGCGCCCGGACAGGAAGGTGATCTGTACCGTGCCGTAGCCGTTCGGCGTGCCGGTGTCGAACGGGACCGTCACCACCCGCGCAGTGGGCTCCTGGGCCGCAGCGGTCGCGGCGGCGCTCTGGACGGCGGCGCGGCTGGGCTGGGTTCCGGTGAGCAGCGTAGTGATCGCCAGGACCACGACACCGAGGACGGCCTCGGCGGCGACCGACCGGCGCAGACCGCGCCGGTGGCCGTCACCGTCGGAGGGGGACGGCGAGCCGGAGGGATCGGGCCGTCCGGCAGATCGCGCGAGGCGGTTGGCCCGTCGGGGCTGTCCGTTCCCTCGGCTGTGTCGCTGCCTGAGGATGCGCCGACGCCGACGGTCTGCGCCACGCGCACGCGTTCGGGCGCGGCTGCCGGGACGGTTTCCGCTGGCTGCTCCTGGGTAAGCTGCGCGGTCCACTGGCGGGAGAACCACGCTGCGGTCAGCACCACGGCCACCGCGCCGGCCTTGAGGGTGAGGAGCCTGCCGTACTCGGTGGTGGACAGGGCCTCCAAGGAGCCGACCTGCCTCCACGACTGGTACAGGCCGGTGGTGACCAGGACGACGACCGAGGTGAAGGCCAGCCGGGAGAAGCGCGCGACCGCCGCTGCCGGGATCACCGTGTCGGCTGGTGCCCGGAACAGGGCGACGGCCAGCGCGACCAGACCGCCCAGCCACACCGCCATGGCGAGCAGGTGCAGCACGGAGACGGGGATCGCCAGCGGCACCTGGAGCCCGGCGGAGGCGTGCTCGGCGGCGGCCCAGGTCAGGGCCAGGCCCACGGCGAACAGCACGCCCATGACGCGTACGCCGATGCCGAACCACGGTTCCCCAGCGGGCTGATCGGCTGGCGGCTCGGCGACCGGATCGCGCAGTGTTCTGTCCGACTCGCGGCGGAGCCGGGTCGCAAGCAGCCCCAGGAGGATTCCCGCCGCCGCGAGCAGCACCAGCCGCGCCCCCAGGGCCAGCCCGGCCCTGCCCGTGATGGTCTTGCCAAGGAGCGACAGGTCGAACATCGCGGTGAGACCCTTGCCGGTCTCGTACGGGCCGCGCAGCAGCAACAGGACGACGGTGGAGGCGAACAGTGCCGCCCAGCCGGCAAGCAGCAGCCTGCGCAGCGGGCGCAGGTTCGCGCCCGCCGGCCAGCAGACGAGGGTGAACAGGGCGACGCCGATGAGCAGGGCGAGGCCGCCGTAGGCGACGTAGCGGAAGAAGCCGTAGGGACGGGAGGTGGAGGTGTCGGCCGCGGATTCGGTCGGTACTGCGGCGGTGGTGGTGGAGGGCTGGCCGATGGAGAAGGTGAACGCGCCGGAGACCGGGTGGCTGTCGGCGGAGATGACCCGCCAGGACACCGTGTAGGTGCCCTCGGGCAGCTTGCCCGCCAGCATCACCCGTGCCGTGTCCATTTTCCCGCCGGCGTGCGTGACCGGCCCGCGGTCGACCCGCAGATTCTTCGGGGACAGGACCCGCAGTGAGGCGCCGGAGAAGCTGACGGATTCGCTGAAGGCGAGCGTGATCTGCTTCGGGGCGGTTTTGAGGACGGAGACGTCAGCCGGGTCGGACCTGGTCAGGATGGCGTGGGCGGAGGCGGGTCCGGCGCCGCCGAACAGGAGGGCGAGCACGGCGCCGACCAGGAGCAGGGCGGTCAGCGGGGTCCTGGTCCGGCGCGGTGCCGTGGGCATGAAGCAGCCTCCGGGTGGTTGAGCCGTATGTGCGGTCGTGGGCCGTGTGGGCTGTGCTGTGGTGGGGGATGCGGCTGCGGCTACGACGCGCTCGGGCCCGGTGTCGGGCCGATGCCCCGTAGTTGCTGAATGGTGCCGCCGAGCTTGGCCCGGAAGCCCTCCAGCATCTCTGGCTCTTTCGCGCTGACGATCCAGCGGGAGCCGACGAGGTACTTGCCACCGTAGATGGCCGCGCTGTCCAGCCAAGTCTGCTTGTACTTCTCCTCGGGGAAGGTGGTGATGAGGTAGTCGACCTTCTTCGTGTGGCACAGGCCCTGGCGCAGTTCGTCCGCCTCGATACGGATCTTGGCCTTGCAGCCGGTCAGGGAGGCGATCACCTCGACCTTGGCCGGAGCCACGACACCGGCCGCGGGGGCGGCAGACATTTCCGACGGCTTGCTGCCGGCCGACGCATCGCCGTCACCACCACTGCTGCAGGCCGTGGCCAGGGGGAGAAACGCGAGGCTTGCAGCCAGTGCGGTGCCGCGTATGAGGCGGACGGTGGGCAGAGCACGGCCGGCGCGTCCTCGCTGTGACTGTTCTGGCTGCTCGGGATGCTGTGGCACGTGCCTCTCCGAATCAGGGTTGTTCCTGCCCGCACCAGCGGCCAGGTGTACGACAAGGGGTACGGGTGAACGCTGAGCCCTGTTCACCCCGTATGTCACCGTGAACCCGTGGAGCGGCCGGAACACCGCCCCACGGACCCGGTGACTCACGCCGAGACGCGGGTGCGCTCAGGCTGAACGGTGTGCGCGTTGTGCTGGTCCGCCCAGTGCTGCAGGGCGCTCATGCAGGCGTGGTCGAGGTGCCGCAGCCCGGCGAGGTTGAGCTCGATGGGCCGTTCGGCGGGCAGTTGCTCCAGGGCATCGAGGATGCGGGGCAGGCGCAGAAAGGTGGCGTGGCCCCGGATCCGTACCCGTACCGGGCCACTGCCCGAGTCGGCGTCGTCGACGTCGATGTGGACGTGCGAGGTCTCCCAGGCCGTCTTGACCACCGCCAGCAGCAGCCCGATCAACACGCCCTCGAACATGTTGGTGACCAGGATCGCCCCCGCCGTGATCACCAACACCACCGCCTCGCCCCGGTGTTCACGCCACAGCGGCCCCAGCTCCTTGACGGGCAGGAGCTTGAAGCCCGAATGGATGAGCACACCGGCGAGCGCGGCGGTCGGGATCATGCCGAGGGCGCCGGGCAGCAGCGCGGCGAACAGCAGCAGCCACACGCCGTGCAGGACGCGGGAGACCTTGGTCTTGGCGCCCGCCTGGACGTTGGCGGCGCTGCGCACGATCACCGCGGTCATCGGCAGCGCGCCGAGCAGCCCGCACAGGGTGTTGCCCGCGCCCTGGGCCATCAGCTCCTTGTCGTAGTCGGTCTTCGGGCCGTTGTGCAGCCGGTCCACGGCGGCGGCACTGAAGAGCGACTCGGCGGAGGCGATCAGGGTGAACGCGACGATGGTGGTCAGCAGTCCGACTTCGGCCAGCTGGCCGAAGTCACCGAGGGCGGGCGGCTGGATCGCCTCCGCCAGGCCGCTGACCTCGACGCGGGCGATGGGCAGGTCGAAGGCGGCGGTGGCCAGGGTCGCCGCGCCGACCGCGACCAGCGGACCGGGCAGTAGTTGTGTCTTGCCAGGCAGCTTCTTCCACAGCGTCATGACGGCGACGGTTCCCGCCCCGATGCCGACGGCGGTCAGGGCCGAGTCCGAGAACAGGACGTCGACGACGAGGTCGGGCAGTCCGGCGATGTTCGCGGTGCCGGTGCCCGGGGCCTTGCGGTCGGCGAGCGCGTAGATCTGTCCGAGGATCAGTACGAGGCCGATGCCGGCGAGCATGCCGTGGACGACGGACAGTGAAATCGCGCGGAAGAAGCGGCCCAACCGCAGTACCCCGAGAGCCAGTTGGAGCAGTCCGGAGGCGAGGACGATCACGCCGAGGGCGGAAAGACCGTAGTCCTGTACGGCGGTGAGGACGAGCACGGTCAAGCCGGCGGCGGGCCCGCTGACCTGGAGGCTGCTGCCGGGCAGCAGCCCGGTGACCAGGCCGCCGACGATACCGGTGATCAGGCCGAGTTCGGCCGGCACGCCGGAGGCGACGGCGACACCCACGCACAGCGGCAGGGCGACGAGGAAGACGACCAGGGAGGAGGTGAAGTCGGTGCGCAGGGCGGACCGGAGGGAGGAGAAGGGTGAGGTCATGGCGTTCTCTCTGTGGGGAAAGGAACGTCGCGTGGGGAGCGACCGGAGGAAACGGGTGTGTGCGGGGCCGTGGTCCGGTCGGTTCACAGGGGCTTGAAGGCGCGGGTGCCGGGCACGGCGAAGAGGACTTCGCCGGTCTCGACGGTGTAGTACCAGCCGTGCAGCCACAGCCGTCCCGACGACAGGCGCCGCGCGATGAAGGGGTAGCTGCGCAGGTGGTCGAGCTGGGTGAGCACGTGCTGCTGGGTCACGGCGACGGGGTCATCGCCCAGGCCCTGGGTCTGAAACGGCTCGTCGGCCGGGGTGCGGTGTCCGGCCCGGGAGAGCCAGCGCCGTACGAGCGGCATCGTCTGGACGTTCTGCTCGCGCATCAGCCCTTGTACGGCGCCGCAGTGCGAGTGGCCGCACACGATGATGTCGGGCACCTGCAGGGCCCGCACGGCGAATTCGAGTGATCCGGCGACACCGCAGGCGGCCTGCCCGCGATAGGGAGGAACGATGTTGCCCGCGGTGCGCAGCTCGAAGAGGTCACCGGGGCGGGCGCCGGTGAACATCGAGAGGATGACGCGGGAGTCGGAGCAGGAGATGAACAGGGCCTGGGGCTGCTGGCCCCGGGCCAGCTGTGCGAACTCCTCCTGCTGGTCGGCGATCTTCGCGGGGAATGCACGGGCGTGCTCGATGAGGGTGTGCATGGGAATCGGCCTCGTAACTCTTCGTGGGGCTCTCAGTGCGAAAGGGTGCGAAGAGTGCGTGCTGCGCGCGTCCGGGTAGGCGTCACCGAGCCGTGGCGGGCGATCGGGTGGACGCTCGCACCGCGGCGGCGGTGGTGATGGTGTTGGGGAGTCTCGGACGATGGACCACTGCGGGCAGCACGCTGCCGGTCAGCAGCGGAATGTCTGCAGGCTGCTGGGGGTGGGCGCTACTCCGGAGGCCGGGTTGCAGGCGTCTCTTGCCGTATGTGGCAGGGCCGGGCCGGAGCCGGCGGACACGATGGCGGTGTCTCCCGCGGCCTTGTCCAGCGGTGCGGGCTCGGAGACGGGCTGGCTCGCTCGGGGTAGCCACGCCGGAGCGTCGGCGGCCTCTCCATGGTGCTCCGAGCTCTTGTGCGAGTGTGCCAGCACGGACGTGGGTCCGTACGGCTTCCTGGACTCCGGTTCGACGGCCGGGGCCGTGGCGGGCACCGCCACGGGAGCGGCGGCGGAATGGTGAGGCGTGACGACGTGCAGCAGGAGGGCGGCAGCCAGCAGCACGACCGCTGCCGCCATACGCCGCATCACCACTGGACCCCCGATGTCTTGCTCCTGCCGACGCCGAAACGTTACCGGCCCCGCGCTCCCGGGCAGAGCCACCTCCCGGGTAAGGAGGGTGACATGAGCAACACTGGCATGCTGATTGCAGGAGCAATCACCCGGTTCGGTGAACCTTGCCGGATGCAGGGAGGCGGTCAGGGGCGAGGGACCCTAGGCGCTGCACTCACGCCTACGGCACCTCCAGCGCATGGGCCATGGCCGAGTTCGTCACCACCAGGCCGACCGTGGACGGTCTCCAGTTCCCCGACGACCGGAACCGGATCAGCTCGGCCAGTGACACACCGCCAGGGGCAGACGAGCCGAAGCGATGCGCAAGCGAGCTGACGCCTGCCCCCGAACCGGCATCCGCAGAGCGGCAGGGACCGGCAACGGTGCTGAGCAGGGCCCGTAAGCACAGCGCCTACACGTGTCAGGTCATCACTGGGTTCACTCTTCCGGGACAACTGTGCACGCCAGAGCGGGCCGACGAAGCGCTCAGCCCAACAGTCACTCAGCGTGCCTACGGCCACGATGGTTTTCCACTCGCCACTCCACGTGCCCACGGCCCTCACTGGGGAGAATCTGGGGAGTATCGGTCCCGTTGGGGAGCGCGTGGGGAGAATCGGCCGCATAAGACGGCACGCCCGTGAAAGACGCTGAAAGACTCATCTGCCCAGGTCAGCCACGGGTGTAGGTGAATCACCGCAGGTCCACGCCACTAGCTGGACAACTTCATGACGTACGTCCCGTGGTCGTCGGCCTCGACGAGCCCCGGCAGCGAGCCGCCCTCACGCAGGGGCGTGATGTAGCGGGTCGCGGTGACTTCCTTGAGCATCGCCCCAGGCTACTGGGGGGTGCCGGCGCAGGCCGGCGGCGCCCCGTGGGGCCGTGCCGCATACCGACAGCGGATCGATAGCTGTGATTTACCCACGTCCGCCCTCGAACAGGTTTAGATCTCGACACGGTCTGAACAGGCCAGGCCTGCGGACCGTACCTCCCACCGGATCACGAAAACCTCCCTGAAGGGAACGCCAGCATGACCAGCGCATCGTTCAAGCCCACATCGGGACCTGCCCGTCGAACCGTCGTGGCGGCCGCCGGAGCCGCGGGGCTCGCCGTCGCGCTGACCGCGTGCGGAGACTCCGACGACTCCTCCTCCTCGTCCGGCAGCACCGAGGCCGGCAGCGACGCGAGCAGCGGCGGTTCGGGAGCCTCCGAGAGCGCCGGGGCCGGTGGCGCCGCGCTCGCCGCGACCGCCGACATCCCCGAGGGCGGCGGAAAGGTCTTCGCGGACAAGAAGGTGGTGGTCACCCAGCCGACGGCGGGCGAGTTCAAGGCGTTCTCGGCCACGTGCACCCATCAGGGCTGTGCCGTGAAGGGCATATCCGACGGCCTGATCAACTGCCCCTGTCACAACAGCAACTTCTCCATCACGGACGGCAGCGTCAAGAGCGGTCCGGCGAAGCAACCGCTGCCCGCCGTGCAGATCACCGTCAGCGGGGACTCGATCACGCTGGCGTGACACTCACGCCCGTCCTGTGCGGCGGGGCCGCTTGAAGCAAGCCAGCACCTCGTCCGTGGTCGCGACCGTGGCGACCAATGCGAGGGTGTGGCGGACCATCGCGGGGGTGTAGTCGGAGGGCACCCCCGCGATGGCGTCCGTCGGTACGAGGGCGGTGTAGCCGCGGTTGACGGCGTCGAAGACGGCGTTGGGGATCGCCACGTTGGCGGAGACGCCGGTCACGACCAGCGTGCGGCAGCCCAGGTTGCGCAGCAGCGCGTCGACCTCGGTGCCCTGGATCGGGGACAGCCCGTGCAGCCGTCGTACGACCAGGTCCTCCTCGGCGACCTCGATCGGGGCCGCCACGCGGACCGCGGTGGTGCCCGACAGCTGCTGGACGGGCAGCCGCTCGGCGGCGCGGAAGAGCCGGGCGTTACGGCTCGCGCCCCGGCCGTCCGGGCGGCGCTCGGCGATCGCGTGGATCACCTGGACGCCGTTCTCGTGTGCGGCGGCGACCAGCCGGGCGACGTTGGCGAGGGCGCCGCGGGAGCGTGCCTCCTCGGCGAGCTCGGGCAGGGCGCCGTCCGCTCCGACGACGCCCTGCTGGCACTCGACGGTGAGCAGGACGGTGGTGGCGGGATCGAGAAGCTCGCTGAGGCGTTCGTACGACGGCATGGTTCCCCCTCGTCGCCGACGGCGTGGAGCGGGCGAGACTAGCCACCATTGCGCGGGGACGGAAGACGACCCATCCTTTTCTGACGTGATGTCAGAGGATCTCCTCTGACACGACGTGAGAGAAAGAGGGGGCCGCATGACCGTCACTCAGCGCCGAGGCCGGAAGATCATGATGACGCCCGGTGAGCTGGACGAGTTCCTCACCAGTCAGCGCACCTGCCGGGTCGCCACCGTGTCGCCCGACGGCGCCCCGCACGTGAGCACGCTCTGGTTCGCCTGGGACGGCACCTCCCTGTGGCTCTACTCCGTGGTGCGCAGCAAGCGGTGGGCCGATCTGCGCCGCGATCCGCGGGTCGCGATCGTGGTGGACACGGGTGAGGAGTACGACGAACTGCGGGGCGTCGAGCTGTCCGGGACCGTGGAGTTCGTGGGTGAGATCCCGCGCACCGGGGAGCTGTGCGCGGAACTCGACCTGCCCGAGACCCTGTTCGCCCGTAAGAACTTCCGGCTGGACGAGGTGCCGCACGACGGCCGGCACGCCTGGGTGCGGCTGACACCGGAGAAGATCGTCTCCTGGGACTTCCGCAAGCTGGGCCCGATGTAGCTCAGCCCACTTTCTCGGCCGCCGCCTGCAGGGCCCGCACCGCCGCCCGGATCGACGGGCGGCGGTCGGCGTCCGCGCGCCAGACTACGTACACATGGCGGCGCACCCGCTGCCGGAGCGGGACGGTGACGACCTCGGCGGGCATCGGGTGGCGGCCCAGCAGGGGCGCGATGCACACCCCCAACCCTGCGGCGACGAGACCGAGTTGGGTGTGGGTCTCGGCGGCGCGGTGGCCGACGTTCGGCTCGATGCCCTTGGAGCGCAGCGTGAACATCAGCCACTCGTGGCAGAACTCGCCCTGGCCCCAGGTGATCCACTCGTCCTCGGCGAACTCGGCGAGGTCCACCTCGTCGCGCCCCGCGAGCCGGTGATCGGCCGACATCGCCACGTCGGCGGGGTCGTCCAGGATCGGCGCCTTGACCAGGCCGTCGGGCAACGGCATCGGCTTGTTGTACCAGTCGAGCACGACCGCGAGGTCGAGGTCGCCGCGGATGACGCCGGAGATGCCCTGTTCCGGTTCCAGCTCGCTCGAGCGCACGCGCAGGGCCGGGTGCCGCGCGCGCAGGGCCGCGAGCGCCGTGGGGAACAGTCCGCGCGCGGCCGTCGGGAACGCGGACAGTCTGAGCTCGCCGACGACCTGTCCGCGCTGCGCCTCCAGGTCGGACTGGGCGAGTTCGACCTGCGAGAGGATGCGCGCCGCGTGCTCGGCCAGCAGCCGGCCCGCGTCCGTGAGCCGCACGCCCCGCCCGTTCTTGGCGAGGAGCTGCTGCCCCACCTCCCGCTCCAGCTTGGCCATCTGCTGCGAGACGGCCGACGTCGTGACATGCAACCCCTCGGCCGCGCCGCTGACCGAGCCGTGCCGGGCGAGGGCGTCGAGGGTGCGCAGGCGCTCCAGGTTCAACATGTAAGCAATACTACGAGATTCTGGGTACGAAATTTCGATTGTGCTACGAGATTGTGCGCACCATCGTGGTCCGCATGAGTTCCGTCACCGCCTCCCCGACCGCCACCCGGACCGGCTCCCGCTCCCGCCCCACCCTCGACTGGCGTCTGCGCTTCGGCGTCCTGGCGCTGATCTGGGGCTTCAGCTTCCTGCTCATCAAGGTGGGCACCGAGGGCTACGCCCCCTTCCAAGTCACGCTCGGACGCCTGGCGTTCGGCACGGCGGTGCTCGCGGCGGCGATGGCCGTCAAGCGCGAACGCCTCCCGCGCGGGGCGCGCACCTGGGTGCATCTGACGGTCGCCGCGTTCTTCCTCAACGCGCTGCCCTTCTCCCTCTTCGCCTACGCCGAGTTGACGATTCCGTCCACGCTCGCGGGCATCTGCAACGCGACCTCGCCGCTGTGGGGCATGGCACTGTCCCTCGTCGCCCTCTCCGAGGACCGGCCGACCCGGGTCAGGGTCGCGGGGCTCGGCCTCGGCTTCCTCGGCGTGCTGACGGTCCTGGGCGCCTGGCAGGGCTTCGACGGCCTGGACGCCACGGGCACGGCGATGGCCCTGCTGGCCTCGCTCAGCTACCCCATCGGCTGGATCTACGTCCGCCGCACCCTGGCCGGCACCGGCCACTCGCACCTGTCACTGACCAGGGCCCAGTTGCTCCTCGCCACCCTCCAACTGGCCGTGGTCACACCACTCTTCACCACCCTCCCGACCCACCTCCCCGCCGTGCCCCTGCTCGCGATCGTCGCCCTGGGCGCCCTCGGCACGGGCGTCGCCATGCTCGTCCAGTACGGCATCGTCGCCGAGGTCGGCCCGACCACGGCCCAGATGGTCACCTACTTCATCCCGGTCATCGCCACGGCCGCCGGCGTCGCGATCCTCGGCGAGTCCATGACCTGGTCGACCCCGGTGGGCGCGGCGATCGTGCTGGCGGGAGCGGCACTGACCCAGGCGAGGCCCCGGCGGGAGCGCCGACCCGGCGGGACCGACTCGGACTCCGCGCCGGCAGCCGGGGGCGGTGGCGCCGGGGCCACGTCTGTGCCCGGGGGTCGGGAGGGGGCCGGCGTTTGAGAGGGCCGACGCCCGGGAGGGAAGCGGGGCCCAGGACAGGACCGGGCCGGACAGGCCTGGGCTAGGGCCTGTTGCGAAAGTGGCGTCGTTCGCCCGAAGGGCGGACCGCGCGGCGTCCGGTGCGTGCTCTGGGGGTCCCCCGGCCGAAGGCTGGGGGGACTGCCGCCCGGAAGTCCTCGTACTGGGCGTACTCGGGCTTTCGGGCGGTGCGGCGAGTGGGGGCACCTCCCACGCCCTAAAGGCAGTGGGGGAGCGTGCCGGGCGTCGCGCGGCAGGCGCCACTTTCGCGACAGGCCCTAGGCCTGGGCGTCATCCCGGATCTGCCGTACGAGGTGGGTCTTCGACGCCCGGCGGGAGCGGAAGTCGCCGGGGGTCATGTCGAACTCCTTGCGGAACGCGAGGTGGAATCCGACCTGGCTGCGGTAGCCGATGCGTTGCGCGATGTCGTGCTGCGGCACGGAGGTGTCCGCCAGCAGTCGTCTGGCCTCCTGCAGGCGGCGCACCGTCAGATGCCGCATGGGCGGCTCGCCCACCAGTTCCCGGAACATCTGCGAGAACGTCGAGCGGGACATGCCTGCCTCACGGGACAGGGACTCCACCGTCCAGGGCTCGGCGTAGGAGCCGTGGATCGCCATCAGCGCCTTGCTGATGCCCGGGTGGTGCAGCGCGCTCAGCGCGGGTGACTCCTCCGCCAGTTGCTCCATGGCGATCCGCAGGGAGAGCACGAACACGGTCTCGAAGGCCCGCAGTGTCACGAGCCGGGAGCCGGGAGCCGTACGCCCGATCTCGGAGGGCAGGGAGTCCAGGGTGCGCAGCAGCAGTGGCTCGTCCTCCAGCATGTGGCGCCGCAGGACGATGATCCGGGGCAGGGCGTTGTAGAGCCCCGGTTCGCCGATGGCGCTGTAGTGCAGGCTCGCGCAGAGCATGCGTGTGCGGTACGGCGGTGTCCCGACCCTGACGACGCCGGACTCGCCGGGGCGGCAGTGCGGCACCAGGGCGGACAGCGGTGTCGCCTGTACGCCGTGCTCGGCGGCGAAGGTGCGGGCGGTGCCGTGCGGGAAGATCGCCAGGTCGCCCTCGTGCAGTTCCACGGGTTTGGGATCGTCGCCGAAGGTTATGGCACAGGAGTTGTTGAGCATGTAATGAACAATTGCGCAATTGTCGTCGTGGCCCTTGACTCCCCAGGTTCCACCTGCCTCCCACATGCTGTGAAAGATGTCGGTGAGCCACAGCGGGCGCAGCAGCTCGCTCAGCACGTCGTCATGCACGGACGATCCTTAAAGCGATTCGGCTCATGATTAATTGATCGTAGCCATCGCTCCCAGAACGATGAGAGGCGAAGCCGGGCTCATTGGCCGGTTTACGGGGTTGAAGTTCTGGGGGGACGCGTTCCATGAGGTTTCTGATTGCCGGTGCCGGCATCGGCGGCCTGACCGCCGCGCTGAGTCTTCATTCCGTCGGAATGCGCGACGTGCGAGTCCTGGAGGCCGTGCCGGAGATTCGCCCTCTGGGAGCCGGGGTGAATCTGCTGCCCAACGCGGTGCGCGAGCTGGCCGCCCTGGAACTGACCGAAAACCTCGCCGACCTGGGTGCCGATCTGACCGAACTCGGCTACTACAACCACCTCGGACAGGAGATCTGGCGCGAACCCCGCGGCCGGGCGAGCGGCTCCCGGTGGCCTCAACTGGCGCTGCACCGCGGTGCCCTGCAGACGGCCCTGGCCGACAGCGTCCGCGCCCGCCTGGGGAACACGGCGATCACCACCGACGCGCGTGTCACCGGCTTCACGCCCCTGCCCGGCGGGGGCGTCGAGGTGAGTGTGGCTCACCGCGCCGGCGATCGGCCGACGGAGCGGATCCGGGCGGACGTGCTGGTCGGGGCCGACGGGCTGCGGTCCGCCGTACGGCAGGCCCTGTATCCGCAGGAAGGGGAGCCGCGCTTCAACGGCACCGCCGTGTGGCGGGGAATGACGCGCAGCGCGCCCTTTCACGGCGGTCGCGCGATGGTCGTCATGAGGGACGGCCGCTGGAAGGCGGTCGTCTACCCGCTGGCCGTACGCCCGGATGCGGAGGGCCTGGTTCCGGTGAACTGGGCGGTATCCCGCGCCGTACCGGAGGAACCCCTGTCCCTGGACGCCGCGCCCGTTGACGCCGACGACGGCTTCCCCGCGGCGGTGGCCGGCTGGCGGTGCGGGGATCTGCGGATGGCCGCTCTCGTGGCGGACTCCGAAGCGGTC
The nucleotide sequence above comes from Streptomyces sp. NL15-2K. Encoded proteins:
- a CDS encoding FAD-dependent monooxygenase encodes the protein MRFLIAGAGIGGLTAALSLHSVGMRDVRVLEAVPEIRPLGAGVNLLPNAVRELAALELTENLADLGADLTELGYYNHLGQEIWREPRGRASGSRWPQLALHRGALQTALADSVRARLGNTAITTDARVTGFTPLPGGGVEVSVAHRAGDRPTERIRADVLVGADGLRSAVRQALYPQEGEPRFNGTAVWRGMTRSAPFHGGRAMVVMRDGRWKAVVYPLAVRPDAEGLVPVNWAVSRAVPEEPLSLDAAPVDADDGFPAAVAGWRCGDLRMAALVADSEAVASFPMLDRDPVPRWSFGAVTLLGDAAHAMAPMGSNATTQAVLDARSLAHALATHDDPVAALAAYDRDRRPRMNRLQLLNRAKGPEVVIDLVHERAPEGFGRVEDVVPTDRLAQVARAYARAAGFDVASVNAPSPYGRPIRPHRPRPAVRER